TGAAATTTCAAGCTCCTGCTTGCGTTTTATCTCAGCTGCGATCATCTCATTTTTAAAGCCAGCCGCCAAGATCTCGCTCACATCGACCTTTGCGTCAAATTTACTCTCATAGACCCCAAGCTCTTTTGCACGCTCTATGCGCTCTTTATTATAAGCTCCCAGCCATGATTTTAGTGGCATATTTAGAGCAATTTGCAGTAGCTCATTGTCACTTGGCATGTCTTTAAAAAATGGCTCTTTTAAGATAGAAAAGTAGCTCTTTGGCAGGCGCATTTTCTCTAAAATTTCCTTTGCGTCAAGCTCAAATTTTCCAAAAAGCATATACAAAAATAGCCTCTCGTCATTCACGAAATTTCTAGCACTTTTAAGTTCAGCCAAAAACTCATCACTCTTGTGAATTTGCACGCCAAAAATTTCTTTAAAAAGAGAGAGTGCAAAAAGATAAAACGCCCCTTTTTCAAGGTGCTCTGAGCGAAAAAATTTAGTAAGCTCGGTATTTATCCTATCCTTACTTAGATGCGTTAGATCAAGCGTTTTCATAAGCTCTAGCGTATCATCATCTATGCTAAAATCAAGTCTCGCGCTAAACTGCACGCCACGTAGCACCCTTAGCGGATCTTCTTTAAATTTCTCACTATCGATGTGCCTTAGTGTCTTGCACTCAAGGTCCTTTTTGCCGCCATGAAAGTCTAAAATTTCGCCGTTAAAGATGTTCATCATCATGGCATTTACCGTAAAATCACGCCTAAGGCTTGCAAGGCTTGGATCATTTATGTAGCTTACGGCAAAGTCTTTGTGCGAATTTCCCGTCTTACTCTCGCTTCGTGGCAGACCAAGATCGTAGTTTTTGTATTTGTAGATGAAGTAGCTTTTGCCAACACCACTAGCTCTTATGCTAGCCATTAGCTCATCAAATTTAAGAGGCTCTATGTCATAAACCTCGATGTCGAAGTCATAAATTTCTCGTCCCAAAAGCGCATCTCTCACGCAGCCACCGACTAGATAGACACGCTTGCTAAAAGGAGCAAATAGCGACCTAAAGAAGTCTAGCTCGCTATTTTTGTAAATGCTTGTACCAGTTTTTGCCTCAAATTTATTATTTTGAGAGATTTTGTAGTCTATTTTCGATGTTTGCAAGGGTAAATTCTAAAAATTTAGTCGTTAGCTCGAGCCTTTGGCCAAGGTCTTGCTCGCTAGTTTGCTTAAGACCCTCAAAAAGCACCTCGATGCGCTCAGCAAGATTTGCTAAGAAAATTTCTTCATCACTTATCTCCCTGCTCTTTGGCAAAATTTGCGCTACCTTTGGCTCTGGCTCGCTTTGCGCACTTGACACACTTGGCACGCTTGCCTCTACTTTTGGCTCTTCAAGCACTTGCTCTTTGGCAGATTCTATTGCCAAAAGCTCTTTTTTTAAATTCTCCCTTTCAAGCTCTTCTTGCTTTTTGTTTTGCAGTGCCTCTATCTTCTCAAGCTCGGCGCTAACCTCACTAATGGCCATCCTAGCGATATCATCAAGCTTCATAATCTTATCAACCACCTTTTAAATTCATTTATCTCTTCGTCACTTTTCATCCTGATAAAAAACTCTTTCATCTGCTCGTTTTTTATCACGCGCTCCTTGCGAAGTCCGCTCAGGCGGTTTATCGCGCTAAGGGCGTCCTTGTTTGATGGGTCTTGTTTTAAGATGTTCTTGTAAATTTCAAGCGCATCATCTTTTAGCCCCTGCGCCTCGTAGATCAGTGCTTCAGTGATCGTGTTTTTCATTTTTTGATAAATCCTGCTATCACGTCGCCTATCTCGCTTGTTGAGCAAATTTCAACTGCGTTAAAAGCGGCGATATCTTTTGTTCTATATCCCTTTGCAAGGGCTGTTTTTACGGCACTTTCTATCGCATTTGCAGCCTCGCTCTCGCCAAAAGCATATCTTAGCATCATCGCTGCACTTAAAATGGTCGCGATCGGATTTGCTATGCCCTGCCCTGCGATGTCTGGCGCTGAGCCGTGGATAGGCTCATAAATTCCCACTTTGCCGCCCATGCTAGCACTTGGCAAAAGTCCTATCGAGCCACAAACCATGCTCGCTTCGTCACTTAAAATGTCGCCAAATAAATTTTCAGTAAGTATGACGTCAAAATTTGCAGGAGCTCTTACTAGCTGCATCGCTGCGTTATCGACATACATGAAGCTAAGCTCTACTTCAGGATAGCCCTTTGCCACCTCGCTTGTCACCTCGCGCCAAAGCTGACTAGTCTCAAGGACATTTGCCTTATCGACCATGCAGACCTTTTTCTTGCGAAGCATAGCCGTCTCAAAGGCGATCTTTGCGATGCGCTCGATCTCAAATTTAGTATAAAGCATCGTATTAAACGCTCTATCTTCGCCTTTTTCACGTGGCTGCCCAAAATAAAGCCCACCAGTTAGCTCACGAACCACGACAAAATCAACGCCCTTTAAAACCTCTGGCTTTAGCGTGCTAGCATCCACTAGCTCGTCAAAGATGATGGCTGGGCGTAAATTTGCATAAGCTTCTAGCTCTTTTCTGATCTTTAAAAGCCCGCTCTCTGGTCTTAGGTGTCTTGGTAGGCTGTCCCATTTCTCGCCACCTATCGCTCCAAAAAGCACAGCGTCGCTACTAAGCGCTGAGCTTAGCGTCTCATCTGGCAGTGGCTCACCAAAAACATCGTAAGCTGCACCGCCCATAAGCTTGTAGTCGTACTCAAATTTGATACCAAACTCAGCGCTTACAACGTCTAAAACCTTTATCGCCTCGTCGATGATCTCAGGGCCGATGCCATCGCCTTTTATAACGCAAATTTTATAGTTTTTCATCGCCGCTCCTTAGTTCATCTTTGCTTTTGCGTACTCGATAAGGCCACCAGCATTTAAAAGCTCTTGCATAAATGGCGGGATAGCGTTAAATTTATACTCTTTTTTTGTGCTTTCATCTACGATGACGCCGTTATCTACGTCGATCTTTAGCGTGTCGCCCTCGTTTATCTCGTCGATTTCTTTGATCTCAAGTATCAAAAGCCCTGTATTAAAGCTATTTCTATAAAAAATCCTAGCAAAGCTCTTAGCCACAACAGCTGCTATGCCAGCCTCTTTTAGCGCTAATGGGGCGTGCTCTCTTGAGCTTCCGCAGCCAAAATTTTCACCAGCTACGATGATGTCGCCTTTTGCTATTTTTGAGCTAAATTTAGGATCAGCGTCTTCCATGATGTGTTTTGCTAGCTCTTTTTCGTCTGAAGTGTTTAAATATCTTGCGGCGATGATGATGTCGGTGTCGATGTTATCGCCAAATTTCCAAACTTTGCCTTGTTTCATTTTTAACCTTTAGTTTTGTAAATTTGGGCTGATTTTAACCAAAAGAAGCTAAATAAATAATCAAAAGCGCTCTTGCAAGCTAAATTTAGCGGCATTTAAACCGCTAAATTTAAGTAAAAATAAATTAGATATTCTCTCCAGCAACCATGCCAAATACCATACAATCAGCCATGCTCATCGTGCCAAGACGGCTTGCTCCATGCACGCCACCAGTGATCTCGCCAGCTGCGTAAAGACCTGCGATAGGCTCGTGAGTAGTTGCGCTTATGACTTGCGCTTTTGTATTTATCTCGATGCCACCCATGCAGTAAAGGATCTTTGGCGTAGTCTCACTCGCGTAAAATGGTGCTTTTGTAATGCCAATGCCATTTACATCAGCTTTTGTCAAAGGTTTGCCAAATTCAGGGTCTTTTTCATTTTTGACATATTCGTTGAAATTTTTAATAGTCTCCAAAAATGGCTCAAGCGGGATATTATAAGCTTTTGCAAGCTCTTCAAGTGTGTTAAATTTCTTTATAGAGCCCTCTTCAACGCCCTTTTTAGTATAAGCGATATTGTTTGCATCAACGGCTGCTTGATCGCAGATATTTACTGGATAGTTATCGTTTTTATCGCTTTGAGCCATACAAGCAAAGATCGCATCGCTCTTTACCTTACGGCCTGCATGCTCGTTCATAAAGCGTTTGCCAGTTTTTGGATTGACGCTTAGGCCGTAGTCATTTGCGCAGTGATTTGTAAAAAGTGCAGATGTGCCAAAGCCTCTTTCAGTTGGGTTTGTGTATGGATTTAGCTGGATCCAGCTAAGTTGGATAGGGTTTGCTCCAAGCTTCATCGCAGCTACTAGTGCTCCAGAGGTTGCGCCTGGCTGGCTAACTGTCTCGATATTGTCTTTTAGATACGGCACTTGCTGCATCCTAAACCACTTATCAGAGCTAAAACCTCCTGCGGCTAGAATGACGCCATCTTTTGCTTTAAAGCATTTTGGCGTGCCAGTTTTATTCTCTTTATCATCGTTTGCAAGCTGATGATCAAATCTATAATCCTCCCTGCATTTTATGCCAACAACCCTGCCATTTTCATCGATGATAAAATCATCAAATTTAGTCCTTCTTTTTGTCACGGCATTTGGATTTTTATCGATCGCATCGTGCATAGGCAAAACGTATCCTGCGCCACTTGTGTTTTTAGACTGAACAGCACGTTTTATAGAGTGACCGCTCGCTGAGATAACCTTGCCAGTAAATTCAACGCCAAGCGTTTTTAGGTATTCAAAAGCGTCATTTGCGCGGTCATAGATGACTTCAAGCAGATCGACATGGTTTAAATTTTGACCATCTTTTAGGCAGTCAGCGATAAAAGCCTCTTTGCTATCTTTTATGCCTGCTGCTTTTTGAAATTCATTATTTGGGACAGCCATATTGCCAGCATTTATGACTGAGTTGCCACCACTTCGTCCCATTTTCTCGATCATTAGCACTTTTTTACCGCGTTTTAGCGCTTGCAAAGTAGCCATCGAGCCTGCAAAGCCTGTGCCTATGACGATGACGTCATACTCTTCGTCAAATTTAATATCTTTTGCCTCTAAAACTCCAGCATTTGCACTGCTAGCAGCAAGTGCTAATGCGCCAGTAGCACCCATTTTCATAAAATTTCGCCTTGAAATTTCTTTCATTGTTTGCTCCTTTTTTTAAATTTCTTGGCGTAAATTATACGTCAATTACGCATAAAATAAAACTTAATTATGAAAATTTGACTAAAAATATTTATAAAGCAAATTTTAATACTAGCCTTTAAAACTCTAAATTTATGCCTTTGCCTTTTGCAAAATTTCTTTCATCTCATCCTCGCTAAGTGGCTCAACAAGCACGTTTGTAGCGTCAATGAAGCGGTATTTTTCTTTTGGTAAATTTGCCATGAAAGCTCCATATTCACACTCATCAAGCACATGAGCGTCACTATCATCCACGCCCACAACTAGCGTAAGCACCCAGCGCGAGACCTTGCGATCCCCAAGCGCCTCTTGTGCCTGCCACGACGGAGATGGAGCATAAGGCAAGATAGTCGGTAAATTTTCACTAAGTGTATATGTGCCAAAAATTTCGTTGCCGTCTTTGTCTTGATAGAGGTGCTCTCTTGCGCTGTATGCGTCAAGATACTGCACCTGCCTCATCATCTCATCAAATTTAGCCGCAGGGCTGGCGCTTGCAAAAATTTCATCTACCATAACCGCGTCAAACGCCACGTCTCGCTCCACGCCAGAGATATAAAGCGTTTGATTTTTCTCTTTTGCATCTTTTAACGCCTCAAGCCCCCACATGATGTCAGTCTCGTAGTCAAATTTTAAAATTTGCTCACTATCATAAATTTTTTCGTTGTCGCACTCTATTTTTGAGCCTGTTTGGGCTGAGAGCTTTGAGAGTAGCTCAAGTGCGATCTGCCAGTCTCCGACGCCACTTGGAGTATAAACGCGCACGATATACTTGCCATCTTCGTAGTTTAGCTCAAAGCCACGAGCGCTCTTTTGCCACACGCCTGCTATCATCACGTCAGCGCCCAGCTCATTTGCGCTTGGCTCCTCTTGCTCGCTGTTAAAAAAGAAAAGCCCCTCAACAAGAGCTGAAATTTCACGCTCGCTTAGCGCCTTTGCATATCCGCCAAGCAGCTTCTTTTTATTTTTTACACTAAATGTCAAACTCATAAATTCTCCTTTTTGCTCTAAAATGTCATCACCTGATCGCACTCTCTCACCCACTCGGACAAGATATCCATGCTGCCTTTCACCTCAGCCTCAAAATAAGGCTCTCCCACATGCAAACCACACCTTGTTTGGCAGCTACCACAAACCTTAAGCATCGCGCCACCAGCGTATAGCTCTTTTAGCATCTCCACTAGATCAATGTCGTAGTTTTCTGGCTTTTTGGTGCTATTTCGAGCAAGATCGACTGCGTCGTTCATGAGAAAGATCCTAACATCTTCGCCCTTTTCTTTTAGCGCTCTAGCCAGCCTTAGTGCGTTGTAAGCGTTGTCCGTGCCGTTATATGGCTGATTTGTAAGTATAAATAGAAATTTTTTCATCTCTTATCCTTTTGCTAAAAATGTAGTGCAAACTGGGCAAATTTTAGCCAAGCTAGGTAAAAAGGGGATAAATTTATCTAAAAAGTAAGAGCACACCGATCGTGCAGACGATAATGGCGGTGCAAATTTCAAGTAGTCTTAGGTGCGTTTGTAAAAATTTCTTTAGCATAGCTCCGCCAAGTGCGTAGATATTTAGCGCGCAAAACTCGATGAAAACGAGCGTTACGGTGATAACACACATGCGAGTGAGGCTAAATGGATCGTCTTTATCCAAAAATGTAGGCAGCAAGGCTGAGAAAAATATCCACGCCTTTGGGTTTGAGACGCTAACGATGAGGCCATTTATAAACATCTGCTTTTTGCTTGGCAAATTTGAGACCTTTGTGATGCTAAGCTCGCCCTTGCCAAAAAAGAGCATCACGCCAAGATAGAGCATATAAAGGCCTGCGATGATATTTAGCGCCTTAAATGCGTATTCAAAATGATGCAGCACCGCGCCCACGCCAAGCATGCAGCTAAACGAGACAAAAGCAATCGCTAAAAGCTGCCCAGCCATCACGAAAAACGAGTGCTTGTAGCCAAAGCTCATACCAACGCTCATCGCGTAGGTCATATTGATGCCTGGCATCAGAGAGATAGGCGCAAGGGTGATAAAAAATAGCAAGAAATTCATGAGATGCCTTGAAATTTTAATGAAATGCTAAATCAAAATCTATAAATTTATGATAAAAGAAGGCTTTATTAGTAAATTTAACCTGCTTTTGGACGTGAGAAATTTGACTTTTGGCGCTAGGGATATAAATTTAATGAATTTAGCGCAAAAACAATGGCAATTTTATATCTGTTTCGCAGCCTAGATAGCAAATTTGCCAAGTATGTTTTTATATAAATTTAATTGCCTTTAAAACTAGCTAAATTTAGAGCAAAATAGCTCACGCTTTATCTGTAAATTTTAAAATTTAGGCTATTACTGTTATCACGCCAAGCCCATTGCTAGCGGCATTTTGATAAAAATTTAAAAGCCCAGCAAAGTGCTCTTTTAAACTCGCCCTTATATCTTCAAATTCGCTCACGCTCCCAAAGATATCAGGATATGTCTTTGAGCTAGCAAATTCTTTTAAATTTATCTTTGCTAAAAGCGCGTCGATATCAACATTTTTCAACGTCTCAGCCACCTCTTTTACATCCGTGGCATTTGTGTAAGAGATCATCTCGCTTAGCTCTTCGTTTAAGGCACTTCGTCCAAAAATAGCCCAGCTAAAAGGCTCATTTGAGTTAAAAATGTCGCCAGTCTTAAGGCTCTCAGAGAAATTTCTACCAGTTAGCATCTTACACATCGCGTCCCACATCTTGTCCATATCGTATTCGTCCAAAAGTTCACCGCCACCGCCATTTTTGATCTTTTCTATATCATCTTGCGAGTAAGCGTAGTAGTGCGCGCTAATCCCCATTTTAGAGCCTTAAATTTAATGTGAATTTTAAAAAAGAGAGGGCGGAGCTATAAATTTAATAGTTCCGCCACGAGCGGATATCGTGAGATGATTTTAAATGTTGCACATAATTTTTCTACCAAATGAGAAAAATCAAAGCTCACTTAAAAGCACTCGCGATATCTCCGCTAAGATTAAGCTTAGTGAGTTAAGAAAAACTCTTGAATTTTAGCTTTATCGCTTGTTTTTGTAAGAGCAAGCATCAAAAGCACTCTAGCTTTTTGAGCGTTTAGGTTGTCGCTTGTTAAAAAGCCGTATTTTGCGTCATCAACTTCGCCATTCATAGTTGTCTCGCCGCTTCCCACACGTGAGTCACGAACTACCACTACGCCAGCTTTTGAAGCCTCGCCAAGAGCCTCTAGCACGCTAAAGTAAGGGTTGCCGTTGCCAAGACCAGCGCTAACGATACCTTTTGCGCCGTTTTTAACAGCCACATTTACAAAGTCAGGGTTGTCATTTGCGTGAGAGTAGATGATATCAACCCTTGGAAGCTCTTTTACGCCAGTTAGGTCAAATGCTGAACTTGCTGTGTGTTTTCTGAGCGGATTCATATAGTATTTTACGTTACCGTAAAAGACTGTGCCGATCTTGCCGCTGTTTGGTGATTTAAATGTATCAACGCCTGTTGTGTTAGTTTTTGTCACCTCACGAGCCGCGTGAATTTCATCATTCATAACAACTAC
Above is a window of Campylobacter concisus DNA encoding:
- a CDS encoding CCA tRNA nucleotidyltransferase encodes the protein MQTSKIDYKISQNNKFEAKTGTSIYKNSELDFFRSLFAPFSKRVYLVGGCVRDALLGREIYDFDIEVYDIEPLKFDELMASIRASGVGKSYFIYKYKNYDLGLPRSESKTGNSHKDFAVSYINDPSLASLRRDFTVNAMMMNIFNGEILDFHGGKKDLECKTLRHIDSEKFKEDPLRVLRGVQFSARLDFSIDDDTLELMKTLDLTHLSKDRINTELTKFFRSEHLEKGAFYLFALSLFKEIFGVQIHKSDEFLAELKSARNFVNDERLFLYMLFGKFELDAKEILEKMRLPKSYFSILKEPFFKDMPSDNELLQIALNMPLKSWLGAYNKERIERAKELGVYESKFDAKVDVSEILAAGFKNEMIAAEIKRKQELEISSYLAKRKFRKS
- a CDS encoding CiaD-like domain-containing protein yields the protein MKLDDIARMAISEVSAELEKIEALQNKKQEELERENLKKELLAIESAKEQVLEEPKVEASVPSVSSAQSEPEPKVAQILPKSREISDEEIFLANLAERIEVLFEGLKQTSEQDLGQRLELTTKFLEFTLANIENRLQNLSK
- the leuB gene encoding 3-isopropylmalate dehydrogenase is translated as MKNYKICVIKGDGIGPEIIDEAIKVLDVVSAEFGIKFEYDYKLMGGAAYDVFGEPLPDETLSSALSSDAVLFGAIGGEKWDSLPRHLRPESGLLKIRKELEAYANLRPAIIFDELVDASTLKPEVLKGVDFVVVRELTGGLYFGQPREKGEDRAFNTMLYTKFEIERIAKIAFETAMLRKKKVCMVDKANVLETSQLWREVTSEVAKGYPEVELSFMYVDNAAMQLVRAPANFDVILTENLFGDILSDEASMVCGSIGLLPSASMGGKVGIYEPIHGSAPDIAGQGIANPIATILSAAMMLRYAFGESEAANAIESAVKTALAKGYRTKDIAAFNAVEICSTSEIGDVIAGFIKK
- a CDS encoding 3-isopropylmalate dehydratase small subunit, giving the protein MKQGKVWKFGDNIDTDIIIAARYLNTSDEKELAKHIMEDADPKFSSKIAKGDIIVAGENFGCGSSREHAPLALKEAGIAAVVAKSFARIFYRNSFNTGLLILEIKEIDEINEGDTLKIDVDNGVIVDESTKKEYKFNAIPPFMQELLNAGGLIEYAKAKMN
- a CDS encoding flavocytochrome c yields the protein MKEISRRNFMKMGATGALALAASSANAGVLEAKDIKFDEEYDVIVIGTGFAGSMATLQALKRGKKVLMIEKMGRSGGNSVINAGNMAVPNNEFQKAAGIKDSKEAFIADCLKDGQNLNHVDLLEVIYDRANDAFEYLKTLGVEFTGKVISASGHSIKRAVQSKNTSGAGYVLPMHDAIDKNPNAVTKRRTKFDDFIIDENGRVVGIKCREDYRFDHQLANDDKENKTGTPKCFKAKDGVILAAGGFSSDKWFRMQQVPYLKDNIETVSQPGATSGALVAAMKLGANPIQLSWIQLNPYTNPTERGFGTSALFTNHCANDYGLSVNPKTGKRFMNEHAGRKVKSDAIFACMAQSDKNDNYPVNICDQAAVDANNIAYTKKGVEEGSIKKFNTLEELAKAYNIPLEPFLETIKNFNEYVKNEKDPEFGKPLTKADVNGIGITKAPFYASETTPKILYCMGGIEINTKAQVISATTHEPIAGLYAAGEITGGVHGASRLGTMSMADCMVFGMVAGENI
- a CDS encoding DUF4299 family protein — translated: MSLTFSVKNKKKLLGGYAKALSEREISALVEGLFFFNSEQEEPSANELGADVMIAGVWQKSARGFELNYEDGKYIVRVYTPSGVGDWQIALELLSKLSAQTGSKIECDNEKIYDSEQILKFDYETDIMWGLEALKDAKEKNQTLYISGVERDVAFDAVMVDEIFASASPAAKFDEMMRQVQYLDAYSAREHLYQDKDGNEIFGTYTLSENLPTILPYAPSPSWQAQEALGDRKVSRWVLTLVVGVDDSDAHVLDECEYGAFMANLPKEKYRFIDATNVLVEPLSEDEMKEILQKAKA
- a CDS encoding DsrE/DsrF/TusD sulfur relay family protein, translating into MKKFLFILTNQPYNGTDNAYNALRLARALKEKGEDVRIFLMNDAVDLARNSTKKPENYDIDLVEMLKELYAGGAMLKVCGSCQTRCGLHVGEPYFEAEVKGSMDILSEWVRECDQVMTF
- a CDS encoding LysE family translocator, yielding MNFLLFFITLAPISLMPGINMTYAMSVGMSFGYKHSFFVMAGQLLAIAFVSFSCMLGVGAVLHHFEYAFKALNIIAGLYMLYLGVMLFFGKGELSITKVSNLPSKKQMFINGLIVSVSNPKAWIFFSALLPTFLDKDDPFSLTRMCVITVTLVFIEFCALNIYALGGAMLKKFLQTHLRLLEICTAIIVCTIGVLLLFR
- a CDS encoding DUF1877 family protein, with translation MGISAHYYAYSQDDIEKIKNGGGGELLDEYDMDKMWDAMCKMLTGRNFSESLKTGDIFNSNEPFSWAIFGRSALNEELSEMISYTNATDVKEVAETLKNVDIDALLAKINLKEFASSKTYPDIFGSVSEFEDIRASLKEHFAGLLNFYQNAASNGLGVITVIA
- a CDS encoding type II asparaginase; amino-acid sequence: MRLIFKAVLLMILGATLAVAKPTIYILATGGTIAGSGSGSLDSSYTSGTVTVDKLIAAVPDINKIATIKGEQISNIGSQDMNNEVWLKLANRINELLNSGKADGIVVTHGTDTMEETAYFLNLVVKSDKPVVLVGAMRNSGSLSADGPLNLFNAVNVAISKDSVGKGVVVVMNDEIHAAREVTKTNTTGVDTFKSPNSGKIGTVFYGNVKYYMNPLRKHTASSAFDLTGVKELPRVDIIYSHANDNPDFVNVAVKNGAKGIVSAGLGNGNPYFSVLEALGEASKAGVVVVRDSRVGSGETTMNGEVDDAKYGFLTSDNLNAQKARVLLMLALTKTSDKAKIQEFFLTH